One window of Acidimicrobiia bacterium genomic DNA carries:
- a CDS encoding endonuclease/exonuclease/phosphatase family protein, with translation MSINLLVGRADHRALERVIEDVDPDVLACQELVPEHATIITRLLPYGHLDPTRNYHGLGIATRFPSQVERFPLAHRDGWRATLSADRWPSLDRDLEVINVHIQSPVDSHPVRARRNRKSQTTAIIDHVRENRRPRVLVGDMNATPAWRTYRRIAATMQDGPVATGTAARTWGPWWWAPRLLRIDHAFVDGALPLRSWIERIRGTDHAALVIEIDV, from the coding sequence ATGAGCATCAATCTCTTGGTGGGCCGGGCAGACCACCGCGCCCTCGAGCGGGTGATCGAAGACGTCGACCCGGACGTGCTCGCCTGTCAGGAACTGGTTCCTGAGCACGCCACCATCATCACGAGGCTGCTCCCCTACGGTCATCTCGACCCGACGAGGAACTACCACGGTCTCGGGATCGCAACTCGCTTCCCGTCCCAGGTCGAGCGGTTTCCGCTGGCGCACAGGGACGGATGGCGAGCAACGTTGTCGGCCGACCGGTGGCCCTCGCTCGACCGCGACCTGGAGGTGATCAACGTCCACATCCAGAGCCCGGTCGACTCCCACCCGGTCCGGGCACGGCGCAACCGCAAGTCCCAGACGACGGCGATCATCGATCACGTTCGCGAGAACCGTCGCCCGAGGGTGCTCGTCGGCGACATGAACGCCACGCCGGCGTGGCGCACGTACCGCAGGATCGCCGCCACGATGCAGGACGGACCGGTCGCAACCGGCACGGCGGCTCGCACCTGGGGACCGTGGTGGTGGGCGCCGCGGTTGCTCCGCATCGACCACGCCTTCGTCGACGGGGCCCTGCCGCTGCGGAGTTGGATCGAGCGCATCAGAGGAACCGACCACGCCGCCCTCGTGATCGAGATCGATGTCTGA